The region GCGTTGGGCAAGTTCGCGAATCTGCCCCTTCCAGGGTTCGAGCACCCGCTCTCGAATCCTTGGTTTTGCAATGTGATCAAGCACAAACGCCTGTTCCGGGTGCCGATCCACAAACTGAATCGTCTGCGGCACATGCCGCTCGTAGATAAGGATGTCGTAGACCAATCCGGTGCCGCGCAGAGCGCGAATGCCGCGATTGAAGTCCTCCCGCAGCAAAAAGTTCTCGTTGGGTTCTGCCTGTACTACATGCCGTAACCCCTTCAAGCTGGGACGCGCGGAGAACTCCTCCATGACCTGGGGAAATTTTTCATCCGCGATCGGAGCCCATCCAACCACCCCGAGAATCTGATCGTTCTCATCTGCCAGATCCAACAGCCAGCGTGTCTCTTCCAGGGTCTGCCGCGCCTGAACCGCGATCGTGCCATCGACGGATGCCGACTGCATCTCGGCACTCAGGTCCTGCGGGAGAAAATCCCGCCGCAGCATTGTCATGCTGTCGTCAATCCACTCATACTCCTCGGGCGAGTACCGCCAGAGGTGATGATGAGCGTCAATCCTCTTTCCCATATGGCCATCCTTTGTCGTTCGTATTCAAAACTACACTTCTAAGGTTGAAATGCACATTTTCAGGTCAAGTCATAGGAAGCACCTCTAATTTTTTTCGTTTTCTGCCAGCACAGTTGGGAATACCATAGCTTCGCTGTCTCGGCTCCGGGCACCGGTTTGGGCATCAGACTCCACTGGAGGTCCGCAAATGGCTCCCACCAAAGTTTCGACACGGTTTTCTGTACAGCAACGCACTCTGCTTCCAGGAAGCGAGAGAGCCGCCGCTCCTGGAATCGCCAAAGCTCCGGCGCCGGCTGGAAATCGCGCTACGGTCTCCGTCATCGTCAGGCGCA is a window of Edaphobacter sp. 12200R-103 DNA encoding:
- a CDS encoding amidohydrolase, with the protein product MGKRIDAHHHLWRYSPEEYEWIDDSMTMLRRDFLPQDLSAEMQSASVDGTIAVQARQTLEETRWLLDLADENDQILGVVGWAPIADEKFPQVMEEFSARPSLKGLRHVVQAEPNENFLLREDFNRGIRALRGTGLVYDILIYERHVPQTIQFVDRHPEQAFVLDHIAKPRIRERVLEPWKGQIRELAQRENVSCKLSGLVTEADWKQWNLDDLRPYFDTVIEAFGPQRILAGSDWPVCLVACGYAQWFGLLEQYLAGLTQAERDVIFGGNAERIYKL